One genomic segment of Nitrospirota bacterium includes these proteins:
- the infC gene encoding translation initiation factor IF-3 — protein MAGKLRVNQEIRIREVRVIGPNSEQLGILAIGDALKRAEEAGLDLVEVAPTASPPVCRIIDYGKYRYEQAKKQHGAKQKSAQLKEVKLRPFTDTHDLEFKTRHARDFLAEGHKVKITVMFRGREMAHQEAGRNVLAKVIEQLGSAAQVEQQPRMEGRNMSILLAPKH, from the coding sequence ATCGCAGGGAAACTTCGGGTTAACCAGGAAATTCGAATCCGCGAAGTGCGGGTCATCGGCCCCAACTCCGAGCAGCTCGGGATCCTTGCGATCGGCGACGCGCTCAAACGCGCCGAAGAAGCGGGGTTGGACCTCGTGGAAGTCGCGCCGACCGCCAGCCCTCCCGTGTGCCGGATCATCGACTACGGGAAATACCGGTACGAGCAGGCGAAGAAACAACACGGGGCCAAGCAGAAATCCGCGCAGCTCAAGGAGGTCAAGCTCCGCCCCTTCACCGACACGCACGACCTTGAGTTCAAGACGCGCCACGCGCGCGACTTCCTGGCCGAGGGACACAAGGTGAAGATCACCGTGATGTTCCGGGGCCGCGAGATGGCGCACCAGGAAGCGGGGCGGAACGTGCTGGCCAAGGTGATCGAGCAGTTGGGATCCGCAGCGCAGGTCGAACAGCAGCCGCGGATGGAGGGTCGGAACATGAGTATCTTGCTGGCGCCCAAACACTGA
- the rpmI gene encoding 50S ribosomal protein L35, translated as MPRTGKKMKTHRGAHKRFRTTGSGKIVRKRSGKRHLLSHKSARRKRGYSLPAVLSPAQQDMIKRLLPYGGKT; from the coding sequence ATGCCACGAACGGGAAAAAAGATGAAAACACACCGGGGCGCGCACAAGCGGTTTCGGACCACGGGGTCGGGGAAGATCGTCCGCAAGCGCTCGGGCAAGCGCCACCTCTTGAGCCACAAGAGCGCGCGTCGAAAACGCGGCTACAGCCTGCCCGCGGTGCTCAGCCCCGCGCAGCAGGACATGATCAAGCGTCTACTTCCCTACGGGGGAAAGACCTAA
- the thrS gene encoding threonine--tRNA ligase, whose protein sequence is MSADMRQITLTFPDGTTKAYPAGVTPLTVIEGLNPAVRARAVSLRVNGKPSDLHTPLTHDAQVEPLAFDTPDGREVFRHSSAHLMAQAVKRLFPGVKLAIGPAIEDGFYYDFDYDRPLTPEDLDKIETTMQELARTGWSIERQEMPKADAIRFFRERGEPYKVEIIEGIPDPTVSLYKQGEFIDLCEGPHLATTAGVAHFKLMTVAGAYWRGDEKNRMLQRIYGTSFPTREELDAHLARLEEAKRRDHRKLGRDLDLFSMTDEVGPGLVLWHPKGARIRRTIEDFWRGEHDRAGYDMVYSPHVAKLELWRRSGHVDFYRDNMFAPMDVEGIEYELKPMNCPFHIMVYRSHPRSYRDLPVRFAELGTVYRFERSGVLHGLLRVRGFTQDDAHLFCRPDQLQHEITTVLEFVTAMLTTFGFPDFDIYLSTRPEKYVGALDRWDLATSALEGALRAKGLAYQVDPGEGVFYGPKIDIKIKDILKRSWQCATIQVDFNFPERFGLVYTGEDGKEHQPIMIHRALLGSLERFLGVLIEHYGGAFPTWLAPTQAIVLPIADRVHPFAREVAGTLAGRGIRAEVDARNEKIGLKIREAQLAKIPYMLVVGDREAAAGTVSVRRRDGQELPGQPVSAVAEHIESEIRSRGAGPSTGTGPVPKGRA, encoded by the coding sequence ATGTCGGCTGACATGCGCCAGATCACGCTGACGTTCCCCGACGGCACGACCAAGGCATACCCGGCCGGGGTCACCCCTTTGACCGTGATCGAGGGACTGAATCCTGCGGTCAGGGCCCGCGCGGTGTCGCTCAGGGTGAACGGTAAACCGTCCGACTTGCACACGCCGCTGACCCACGACGCGCAGGTCGAGCCGCTGGCCTTCGATACCCCCGACGGGCGCGAGGTGTTTCGTCACAGCTCGGCGCACTTGATGGCGCAGGCCGTCAAGCGCCTGTTCCCCGGCGTCAAGCTGGCGATCGGTCCCGCGATCGAAGACGGCTTTTATTACGACTTCGACTACGACCGCCCCCTGACTCCCGAGGACCTCGACAAGATCGAGACCACGATGCAAGAGTTGGCCCGGACCGGGTGGTCGATCGAGCGCCAGGAGATGCCCAAGGCGGACGCGATCCGGTTCTTTCGCGAGCGCGGTGAGCCGTATAAGGTCGAAATCATCGAAGGGATCCCCGACCCCACCGTCAGCCTGTACAAACAAGGCGAGTTTATTGACCTGTGCGAAGGACCGCACCTGGCCACCACCGCCGGGGTCGCGCATTTCAAGCTCATGACCGTCGCAGGCGCGTACTGGCGCGGCGATGAAAAGAACCGGATGTTGCAACGGATTTACGGCACGTCGTTCCCCACCCGCGAAGAGCTCGACGCGCACCTCGCCCGGTTGGAAGAAGCCAAACGCCGCGACCACCGCAAACTGGGCCGCGATCTGGATCTGTTTTCCATGACCGACGAGGTGGGCCCGGGCCTGGTGTTGTGGCACCCCAAGGGCGCCCGCATCCGCCGGACCATCGAAGACTTCTGGCGAGGGGAACACGACCGCGCGGGGTACGACATGGTCTACAGCCCTCACGTGGCCAAGCTCGAGCTGTGGAGGCGCAGCGGCCACGTGGACTTTTATCGCGACAACATGTTCGCGCCCATGGACGTTGAAGGGATCGAATACGAACTCAAGCCCATGAACTGCCCCTTCCACATCATGGTCTACAGGTCGCATCCCCGGAGCTACCGAGACCTGCCGGTGCGATTCGCCGAACTCGGCACGGTCTATCGCTTCGAACGCTCGGGCGTCCTGCACGGCTTGTTGCGGGTGCGCGGGTTTACGCAGGACGACGCGCATCTGTTTTGCCGCCCCGACCAGCTCCAGCACGAAATCACCACCGTGCTGGAGTTCGTGACCGCCATGCTGACCACCTTCGGCTTCCCGGATTTCGACATCTACCTCTCCACGCGCCCCGAGAAATACGTGGGCGCGTTGGATCGCTGGGACCTTGCCACGTCGGCGTTGGAGGGCGCGCTCCGCGCCAAGGGTCTGGCCTATCAGGTCGACCCCGGTGAAGGCGTGTTCTACGGTCCCAAGATCGACATCAAGATCAAAGACATCCTCAAGCGGTCCTGGCAGTGCGCGACGATCCAGGTGGACTTCAATTTCCCCGAGCGGTTCGGGCTGGTCTACACCGGCGAAGACGGAAAGGAGCACCAGCCGATCATGATCCATCGAGCCCTGCTCGGCTCGCTCGAACGGTTCCTCGGCGTGTTGATCGAGCACTACGGCGGCGCGTTCCCGACCTGGCTCGCGCCCACGCAAGCGATCGTGTTGCCTATCGCGGATCGTGTACACCCCTTTGCGCGCGAGGTCGCGGGCACGTTGGCCGGCCGAGGCATCCGGGCCGAGGTGGACGCCCGCAACGAGAAGATCGGGCTGAAGATCCGCGAGGCCCAGTTGGCCAAGATCCCGTACATGCTGGTGGTCGGCGACCGCGAGGCCGCAGCAGGCACCGTGTCGGTTCGCCGGCGCGACGGCCAGGAACTGCCCGGCCAGCCGGTTTCGGCAGTGGCTGAGCACATCGAATCGGAAATTCGTTCGCGTGGAGCCGGCCCCTCCACGGGAACAGGACCCGTGCCCAAGGGCCGGGCGTGA
- a CDS encoding HU family DNA-binding protein: MTKAELIDKIAGSAGISKTSAGKALSAFVTGVTGALKKGQRVSLVGFGTFAVSKRKARMGRNPRTGEAIKIAATKVPRFSAGKTFKSAIR, from the coding sequence ATGACCAAAGCAGAGTTGATCGACAAGATTGCCGGTTCAGCGGGGATCTCCAAAACGTCGGCCGGGAAGGCGCTCAGCGCCTTTGTCACCGGCGTCACGGGCGCGCTCAAAAAGGGCCAGCGAGTGTCGCTCGTGGGCTTCGGTACCTTCGCGGTGTCCAAGCGTAAGGCGCGTATGGGCCGTAACCCGCGCACCGGGGAGGCGATCAAAATCGCCGCCACCAAGGTTCCCCGTTTTTCCGCTGGCAAGACGTTCAAATCCGCTATTCGTTAA
- the rplT gene encoding 50S ribosomal protein L20, whose protein sequence is MPRTKGGPKTKERRRKRLKLAKGAFGGKSRLFRTATELVDKGRQYAFRDRRARKRDFRRLWIARISAATRMEGLSYSQFMAALKNLGVTLNRKVLAELAIADPAGFSKIVSQAKTKTATAA, encoded by the coding sequence ATGCCTCGCACCAAAGGCGGACCCAAAACTAAAGAACGACGACGCAAACGCCTCAAGCTGGCCAAAGGCGCCTTCGGCGGCAAGAGCCGCCTCTTCCGCACCGCGACCGAGCTGGTGGACAAAGGACGCCAGTACGCGTTCCGCGACCGCCGCGCGCGCAAGCGAGACTTCCGCCGGCTTTGGATCGCCAGGATTTCCGCGGCCACGCGGATGGAAGGCCTGTCCTACAGCCAGTTCATGGCCGCGCTGAAAAATCTGGGCGTCACGCTGAATCGCAAAGTCCTTGCAGAGCTGGCGATCGCGGATCCCGCGGGATTCTCCAAGATCGTGAGCCAAGCCAAGACCAAAACTGCAACGGCAGCGTAA